One Deltaproteobacteria bacterium genomic window carries:
- a CDS encoding ABC transporter ATP-binding protein, with product MDTSSNGPSNGTGSWPGPRPDLLKLRIREGLARPLPIHGTSAENEDNVTASPQPTVELRGLTKSFGKVQAVKKIDLTIDDGELVTLLGPSGCGKTTILRMIAGLETPTSGDIFIKGRRMNNVPIHKRNLGMIFQNYALFPHKTIFDNVAFGLKYRDVPKSEIPGRVKQALEMVRLPGVEKRKPSQLSGGQQQRIALARAIVIEPDVLLMDEPLSALDENLREEMRREIDNLQQRLGLTTVFVTHDQREALSMSSKIVVMKDGVMQQVGA from the coding sequence GGCCGAGCAATGGGACAGGGTCATGGCCGGGGCCTAGGCCGGACCTTTTGAAACTACGCATCAGGGAGGGGCTTGCCCGGCCCCTCCCCATTCATGGAACATCAGCGGAAAACGAGGATAACGTGACAGCGAGCCCACAGCCCACCGTGGAACTCAGGGGCCTGACCAAGAGCTTCGGCAAGGTCCAGGCCGTGAAGAAAATCGACCTGACCATCGATGACGGGGAACTGGTGACACTGCTCGGGCCTTCGGGCTGCGGCAAGACCACCATCCTGCGGATGATCGCCGGGCTGGAAACGCCCACCTCCGGAGACATCTTCATCAAGGGCCGACGCATGAACAACGTGCCCATCCACAAACGGAATCTGGGCATGATCTTCCAGAACTACGCCCTCTTCCCCCACAAGACCATCTTCGACAACGTGGCCTTCGGCCTCAAGTACCGGGACGTACCCAAGTCCGAGATTCCGGGCCGGGTCAAACAGGCCCTGGAGATGGTCCGCCTGCCCGGGGTGGAGAAACGTAAACCCTCCCAGCTCTCGGGCGGCCAGCAGCAGCGCATCGCTCTGGCCCGGGCCATTGTCATCGAGCCCGACGTCCTGCTCATGGACGAGCCACTCTCGGCCTTGGACGAGAATCTCCGGGAGGAGATGCGCCGGGAGATCGACAACCTCCAGCAACGCCTCGGTCTGACTACCGTCTTCGTCACCCACGACCAGCGCGAGGCCCTCAGCATGTCCTCCAAGATCGTGGTCATGAAGGACGGGGTCATGCAGCAGGTCGGGGC